In Anthocerotibacter panamensis C109, the sequence CCAACTGTCCCCCCAAAGCCTCTTCCATCCGCAAGCACACCTGTGCCTGTGCAACCTCTACCCCGAACCAAACCCACTCCACCTCCGATTCCGACGACTCAGGAGCCTTTGGGCTAAACCAAAAGACGGTCCCATCGATTATCGCAGGCGTGGCCCAATCCGTTTGCAGCGCCACTTCAGCTAGGTAAGCCAACCCCTCCTCCCGTTGTGTAATCACCTTATCCCCCGTCGCTAAACCAATCTCAAGGCCCCGGCGCAGCCCTAAGACCAAGAGCGAAGCCACGGCCTCTATCGCCAGTTCAAAATGCTCCTGTGCCCAGGGAGCCGCCAGATCTAGGACTAAGGTCAGTCCTCCTCCGCCTTGAGGCTGTTCCAATTCCCGCACCTGAAGCGTTCCTGACCGTGCACTAGTCCGCCAATGTACCCACCGCATCGGGTCACCCGAACGATAGGGTCGCACCGAGCGCGTCGAGCCCTCCATCGTTGCGTTGCGCAATCCTCGGACACTCTGCCGGGGCTGATTGCGGGAACGACCCGCCTGCTCTAACAGGGGACAACCCTGCACCAGCCAGATCCGGGGATAGACCAAC encodes:
- a CDS encoding DUF58 domain-containing protein produces the protein MWLESRLVRPTFGAIVLWAMVIFFFGAATNTLSGWLYAMSGLGLAFLILGALGPLWELRRLEVVRLEYAPTGVGESVTLVFTVTGHRTRVLLELRDDLPERLGESIFQAVETLPATLTYTLEPQHRGVYAWAGVIALSAAPLGLFFRRRKLPAPARLLVYPRIWLVQGCPLLEQAGRSRNQPRQSVRGLRNATMEGSTRSVRPYRSGDPMRWVHWRTSARSGTLQVRELEQPQGGGGLTLVLDLAAPWAQEHFELAIEAVASLLVLGLRRGLEIGLATGDKVITQREEGLAYLAEVALQTDWATPAIIDGTVFWFSPKAPESSESEVEWVWFGVEVAQAQVCLRMEEALGGQLERVR